The proteins below come from a single Chryseobacterium bernardetii genomic window:
- a CDS encoding EamA family transporter — protein MKKKNILKGVLFVGIGASIYGMLATFVKMAYHDGFTTSEVTTSQFVLGLTGLLILNLIQTLTSKKKLSKPSSREVRMLMLAGTSLGGTSLFYYIAVQYINVSIAIVLLMQSVWFSVVVESIITKKLPNARKIVAVIIVLLGTVLATNLINMEIELDWHGVFWGLMAAASYTLTMFTSNTLATHLPVFRKSIIMLAGGSVVIFAFLFFAQIGPMYFDGLKAFYLNFTDNTEHIHPFNYSIFWTYGAVLALFGTIIPPILFNIGFPNAGLGLGSIVSSLELPVSVTMAFVLLGEKVFLIQWVGIALILFAIVLMNLPSKKEKEVSIAELS, from the coding sequence ATGAAGAAGAAAAATATACTAAAAGGTGTTTTATTTGTAGGGATTGGTGCTAGTATATACGGAATGTTGGCCACTTTTGTAAAAATGGCTTATCATGATGGTTTTACAACATCTGAAGTAACTACCTCTCAATTTGTATTAGGGTTAACCGGGCTTTTGATCCTGAATTTGATTCAAACCCTAACCTCAAAAAAGAAATTATCAAAGCCAAGCTCCAGGGAGGTCAGAATGCTGATGCTTGCCGGAACCTCATTGGGAGGAACAAGTTTATTTTATTATATCGCGGTTCAGTATATCAATGTTTCCATTGCAATTGTGTTGCTGATGCAGTCGGTATGGTTCAGTGTTGTGGTAGAAAGTATTATCACCAAGAAACTGCCGAATGCAAGAAAAATTGTGGCGGTAATTATTGTATTGCTGGGAACCGTTTTGGCTACCAACCTTATTAATATGGAAATCGAGCTGGATTGGCATGGTGTCTTCTGGGGATTGATGGCTGCGGCTTCATATACATTAACGATGTTTACATCCAACACACTGGCTACCCATCTGCCTGTTTTCAGAAAAAGTATTATTATGCTGGCAGGTGGTTCTGTTGTTATTTTTGCATTCCTGTTCTTTGCTCAGATAGGGCCTATGTATTTTGACGGATTAAAAGCTTTCTATCTTAACTTTACAGACAATACAGAACATATCCATCCTTTCAATTATTCAATATTCTGGACATATGGAGCGGTTCTTGCTTTGTTTGGAACCATTATTCCGCCAATTCTGTTCAATATCGGTTTTCCGAACGCAGGATTAGGACTGGGAAGTATTGTTTCCTCACTGGAACTTCCGGTTTCCGTTACCATGGCTTTTGTTTTATTGGGTGAAAAAGTATTTCTAATACAATGGGTAGGAATTGCTTTGATTCTTTTCGCTATTGTTTTAATGAACCTTCCATCCAAAAAAGAAAAAGAAGTTTCTATAGCAGAATTATCTTAA
- a CDS encoding alpha/beta fold hydrolase, with product MRCFRNIATAVILITGSGILSSQIKPLDAMLSDYQYPYEVHFKDLKSQDNDLKMAYMDVKPQKANGKTIMLLHGKNFNGAYWARTAKDLSEKGFRVIIPDQIGFGKSSKPHRYQFSFSQLAENTKAVLDELGIDKTIVLGHSMGGMVASRFTLLYPEKVQKLILENPIGLEDYKTFASYQNIDQAYQSELKNTAETYKNYQLKFYYDNKWKAEYQPWLDLIAGWTLHKDYPQVAWDAALTSDMIYNQPVCYEFKNIKVPTLLIIGTRDRTAIGKDRAPKELQPKMGQYQELGKKTQREIAGSQLVELENVGHLPHIEVYPQFFEALYNFIK from the coding sequence ATGAGATGTTTCAGAAATATAGCCACTGCTGTAATATTAATAACCGGATCAGGAATCCTGTCTTCACAGATAAAACCTTTGGATGCAATGTTGTCTGATTATCAATATCCTTATGAAGTACATTTTAAAGATTTAAAATCCCAGGATAATGATCTGAAGATGGCTTATATGGATGTAAAGCCTCAAAAAGCCAATGGGAAAACCATTATGTTGCTCCATGGGAAAAACTTTAACGGTGCCTATTGGGCAAGAACGGCCAAAGATCTCTCAGAAAAAGGATTCAGGGTCATTATTCCGGATCAGATTGGGTTTGGAAAATCCTCAAAACCTCACCGTTATCAGTTTTCTTTTTCACAGCTTGCCGAAAATACAAAAGCTGTTCTGGATGAACTGGGAATTGATAAAACCATTGTTCTGGGGCATTCAATGGGTGGGATGGTAGCTTCAAGGTTTACTTTGCTATATCCTGAAAAAGTTCAGAAACTCATCCTTGAAAATCCTATCGGACTTGAAGATTATAAAACGTTTGCATCTTATCAGAATATAGATCAGGCCTACCAGTCGGAGCTTAAGAATACAGCAGAAACTTACAAGAATTATCAGCTGAAATTCTATTATGACAACAAATGGAAGGCAGAATACCAGCCTTGGTTAGATCTTATTGCCGGCTGGACTCTGCATAAAGATTATCCACAGGTAGCTTGGGACGCAGCATTGACTTCTGATATGATCTATAATCAACCTGTTTGTTATGAATTTAAAAATATAAAAGTACCTACTTTACTCATCATTGGAACAAGAGATAGAACTGCCATAGGAAAAGACAGGGCTCCAAAGGAGCTTCAACCTAAAATGGGACAGTATCAGGAATTAGGGAAGAAAACCCAGCGTGAAATTGCTGGGTCCCAATTGGTGGAACTTGAAAACGTAGGCCATCTTCCGCATATTGAAGTTTATCCTCAGTTTTTTGAAGCTTTATATAACTTTATTAAGTAA
- a CDS encoding DUF4280 domain-containing protein, with protein sequence MSLKEKVVQGAICQCKFGSAPDKLKVLTQTKYYVNDNAASSKLAATHKDIGATFEKNTFGSCSKKNNTPCSAVVTQWSDYYEKELYDPPGGYILLQDSKATCPIGGKDCISIIKSGQMGEPTKKNLQNADSELQSHVSPVMDMKNYDEKEAYKTNF encoded by the coding sequence ATGTCACTAAAAGAAAAAGTAGTACAGGGAGCAATCTGCCAATGCAAATTTGGTTCCGCTCCGGACAAACTGAAAGTACTTACACAAACCAAATATTATGTGAATGACAATGCAGCCAGCAGTAAGCTTGCCGCTACCCATAAAGATATCGGAGCTACCTTTGAGAAGAACACTTTCGGTTCATGCTCCAAAAAGAACAATACCCCATGCTCTGCCGTAGTAACCCAATGGAGCGACTATTACGAAAAAGAACTCTACGATCCACCCGGAGGCTATATTCTGTTGCAAGACAGCAAAGCAACCTGTCCTATTGGAGGTAAAGACTGTATTTCTATCATTAAATCCGGACAAATGGGCGAACCTACTAAAAAGAATCTTCAGAACGCGGATAGTGAATTACAGTCGCATGTGAGTCCTGTGATGGATATGAAGAATTACGATGAAAAAGAGGCTTATAAAACTAATTTTTAA
- a CDS encoding DUF3592 domain-containing protein translates to MKNNSFWVSFFSLVLMLLFLGFGGKGLYYSIGRFYKHASLVLNGSKTEGHITSYTESKKQEKNKYTRFYSPVISYYDTANRSYTLYADYSSNSKEWSNEVTIYYDKDIPSKAIRGGFWYLWFSPFVVLCLSLIPFGLGLYLFKYNIRLMMGKK, encoded by the coding sequence ATGAAAAATAATAGCTTCTGGGTAAGTTTCTTCTCCCTTGTATTGATGCTTTTGTTTCTTGGCTTTGGAGGAAAAGGTCTTTATTACAGCATAGGTAGATTTTATAAACATGCCAGTTTGGTATTGAATGGGTCAAAAACAGAAGGACATATTACAAGCTATACAGAAAGCAAAAAACAAGAGAAGAATAAATATACAAGATTCTATTCTCCTGTCATTAGCTATTATGACACAGCCAACAGGTCTTATACACTGTACGCCGATTATAGCAGTAACAGTAAAGAATGGTCAAATGAAGTAACCATCTACTATGATAAAGATATTCCTTCAAAAGCCATTCGGGGTGGATTTTGGTATTTATGGTTTTCTCCATTTGTCGTATTATGTCTGTCTTTGATTCCGTTTGGCTTGGGATTATATCTGTTTAAATATAATATCAGACTGATGATGGGTAAGAAATAA
- a CDS encoding DUF3592 domain-containing protein has product MGNNKSSGFFITVFFISFIFILITLGTGGIFYSVQKLGKNFNLIVFGNRTKGKIIGYEGSYSTNSKGGSTKMHSPLIQYKDNRGIVREYHSDYSSSSQENDDEVTMYYSAEKPQKATRGGFLNLFFWPFLILGISVLILSVGCYLGQPVFVAIKKFVKKIFKL; this is encoded by the coding sequence ATGGGAAACAATAAGAGTTCAGGTTTTTTTATTACCGTATTTTTCATTTCTTTTATCTTTATCCTTATTACCTTGGGGACTGGGGGAATATTTTACAGTGTGCAGAAATTAGGGAAAAACTTTAATTTGATTGTTTTCGGAAACAGAACAAAGGGTAAAATCATAGGGTATGAAGGAAGTTATTCCACTAATAGCAAAGGCGGTTCCACAAAAATGCATTCACCGCTCATACAATACAAGGATAATAGAGGAATTGTAAGAGAATATCATTCCGATTACAGCAGCAGTAGTCAGGAAAATGATGATGAGGTAACCATGTATTACAGCGCTGAAAAGCCGCAAAAAGCAACAAGAGGAGGCTTTCTAAATCTCTTTTTCTGGCCTTTTTTAATATTGGGGATCTCAGTATTAATTTTATCTGTAGGTTGTTATTTAGGACAACCGGTATTCGTTGCAATAAAAAAGTTCGTGAAGAAAATTTTTAAATTATAG
- a CDS encoding MFS transporter — translation MKKTNPLWLLTLLVMLPQFVETIYSPVLPMVQETFGVNEESTTLTISLYFIAFALGVAFWGVQCDRIGRKKSLEYGLITYGIGTFAAIFASDFMILLAARVISAFGIAVGSIVTQTILRDTYDKDHINKVFSWIGIGLSISPIIGMTTGSVLAALAGHQGVFITLYLVAVLFYVLSRKNISETYHSGKEINFQVLSGLLNRMLRDREIIRCCLLVMSFNVLLFSYYSLAPFIFKEQQYSSYIFGYSSIILAAGTFIGAKLNRYLLLRNIAPKVLITASVIGSFAASFLVWFLTGYGIYFLIPYFFIVMAFSMAIPNILSTALIHYKNETGSAGALLGLIYYVLIGSGLVSIGFIQNLGISCLIFSGIGILTLLIFQDKEKTV, via the coding sequence ATGAAAAAGACAAATCCGCTTTGGCTACTGACGCTCCTTGTCATGCTTCCTCAGTTTGTAGAAACCATTTACAGCCCGGTTTTGCCAATGGTTCAGGAAACGTTTGGTGTGAATGAAGAATCTACAACCTTAACAATAAGTCTGTATTTTATTGCTTTTGCTTTGGGAGTTGCATTTTGGGGTGTTCAATGTGACAGAATCGGCAGAAAAAAATCGTTGGAATACGGACTGATTACTTATGGAATTGGAACTTTTGCTGCCATTTTTGCTTCTGATTTTATGATTTTACTGGCGGCCAGAGTTATTTCAGCTTTTGGAATTGCTGTAGGCTCCATCGTTACCCAAACCATTTTACGGGATACTTATGATAAAGACCATATCAACAAAGTATTTTCATGGATTGGGATTGGCTTGTCCATCAGTCCGATTATAGGAATGACCACGGGTTCGGTACTGGCTGCTTTAGCTGGTCATCAAGGGGTTTTTATTACTTTATATCTGGTAGCAGTTCTATTTTACGTTCTTTCCAGAAAAAATATTTCTGAGACGTACCATTCCGGAAAAGAGATCAATTTTCAGGTACTGTCGGGTTTATTGAATCGGATGCTCAGAGACCGTGAAATCATCAGATGCTGTTTATTGGTTATGAGCTTTAATGTTTTGCTGTTTTCTTATTATTCGCTGGCGCCTTTTATTTTTAAAGAACAGCAGTATTCATCTTATATTTTTGGATACAGCAGTATTATATTGGCTGCCGGAACCTTTATAGGGGCAAAGCTGAACAGATATCTCCTTTTAAGAAATATTGCTCCTAAGGTTTTAATAACCGCAAGTGTGATAGGTTCATTTGCCGCTTCTTTTTTAGTTTGGTTCTTAACCGGATATGGAATTTATTTTCTGATTCCTTACTTCTTTATTGTGATGGCATTCAGTATGGCTATCCCAAATATTCTGAGCACCGCATTAATCCATTATAAAAACGAAACCGGAAGCGCCGGAGCTTTGCTGGGACTCATTTATTATGTGCTGATAGGAAGCGGGCTGGTAAGTATAGGCTTTATTCAGAACCTGGGGATTTCATGCCTCATATTTTCAGGAATTGGAATTCTTACTTTGTTGATTTTCCAAGACAAAGAAAAGACCGTTTAA
- a CDS encoding AraC family transcriptional regulator, with product MAVLEQNEEFDADALKEKVIGIASDMVMHDSGFHDHKTKAQLLYAPSGCMTVTTSNRQFVLPPFRMLWIPANEIHRVNFRNVVAYRSVYFDSKYAEKYISSSLKVLHVNSLLKEIIERICFWEWLPLHPAQKNILKVFWDEIGKAPEEKLELKMPVDRRLKRIVEEWTMRSSMPPMLKNLAEETGAVEKTITRIFKRETNLSYQEWRQQWRLQRSIELLVDGSSIGEVSHCLDFSSDSAFIEFFKKHTGSTPLQYLIKNE from the coding sequence ATGGCTGTGCTAGAACAGAATGAGGAATTTGATGCAGATGCTCTCAAAGAAAAAGTGATCGGAATTGCTTCTGATATGGTGATGCACGACTCCGGATTTCACGACCATAAAACCAAGGCACAGTTGCTTTATGCCCCTTCAGGCTGTATGACGGTGACGACTTCTAACCGGCAGTTTGTATTGCCGCCATTCAGAATGCTATGGATTCCGGCTAATGAAATTCACCGGGTCAATTTCCGGAATGTTGTGGCATACAGATCGGTTTATTTTGACAGTAAATATGCTGAAAAATATATAAGTTCAAGCCTTAAGGTTCTACATGTGAATTCTCTGTTAAAAGAAATTATTGAAAGAATCTGCTTTTGGGAATGGTTGCCTTTGCATCCTGCCCAGAAAAATATTTTAAAGGTATTCTGGGACGAAATAGGGAAGGCTCCTGAAGAAAAGTTGGAGCTTAAAATGCCTGTTGACAGGCGTCTTAAGAGAATAGTAGAAGAATGGACAATGCGTTCTTCCATGCCGCCCATGCTGAAAAATTTAGCAGAAGAAACCGGAGCAGTAGAAAAAACAATCACCCGAATTTTTAAAAGAGAAACCAATCTTTCTTATCAGGAATGGAGGCAGCAATGGCGCCTTCAGCGTTCTATAGAACTTTTAGTGGATGGCAGTTCAATAGGAGAGGTTTCCCATTGTTTAGACTTCTCCTCAGACAGTGCCTTTATTGAATTCTTTAAAAAACATACCGGATCCACTCCATTACAGTATCTCATAAAAAACGAGTAA
- a CDS encoding SRPBCC family protein — MDNYTNTIEVKATAEKVFNALSHKISLWWSEMFEGSSAQTEDVFTIRFGADIHKTMRVKEAIPDTKMIWHVEDSLIALPELKNQKEWIGTTIVWEIEQNGENAKIKITHLGLSPDIECYDICSNGWVQFLGSLKLFLETGKGTPYRE, encoded by the coding sequence ATGGACAATTATACCAATACAATAGAAGTAAAAGCCACTGCAGAAAAGGTGTTCAACGCCTTATCCCATAAGATTTCCCTCTGGTGGTCAGAAATGTTTGAAGGATCTTCAGCTCAAACTGAAGATGTATTTACAATACGATTCGGAGCTGATATTCACAAAACAATGCGGGTGAAAGAAGCAATTCCTGATACGAAAATGATCTGGCATGTGGAAGACTCTTTAATTGCTCTTCCTGAATTAAAGAACCAGAAAGAATGGATTGGAACAACCATTGTTTGGGAAATAGAACAAAACGGAGAAAATGCTAAGATAAAAATTACCCATCTTGGCCTAAGCCCGGATATTGAATGCTATGATATCTGTTCCAATGGCTGGGTGCAATTTCTTGGCAGCCTGAAGCTTTTCCTGGAAACCGGGAAAGGAACTCCATACAGAGAATAG
- the rplS gene encoding 50S ribosomal protein L19, translated as MDLLKYVQDKYIAKKEFPEFKAGDTITVYYEIKEGQKTRTQFFKGTVIQLRGTGSTKTFTIRKMSGDVGVERVFPINMPALQKIEVDRRGRVRRARIYYFRDLRGKKARIKDAAYKKK; from the coding sequence ATGGATTTATTAAAGTACGTACAAGACAAGTACATTGCGAAAAAAGAATTCCCTGAATTCAAAGCAGGTGATACCATTACTGTGTATTACGAAATTAAAGAAGGACAAAAGACCAGAACTCAGTTCTTCAAAGGAACAGTTATCCAATTAAGAGGTACTGGTTCTACTAAAACTTTCACAATCAGAAAAATGTCTGGTGATGTAGGTGTAGAAAGAGTATTCCCTATCAACATGCCTGCACTTCAGAAAATTGAAGTTGACAGAAGAGGTAGAGTTAGAAGAGCTAGAATCTACTACTTTAGAGATCTTAGAGGTAAAAAAGCGAGAATTAAAGACGCTGCTTACAAGAAGAAATAA
- a CDS encoding fibronectin type III domain-containing protein yields the protein MKHYFFFFFFAVQMTFGQVLFPYLQNPTPNSMIVNWKTASDNETTVIYGDSPTNLNVTVTGTTNIFSDTGYNNNYYYHTAKIANLQPNTKYYYKIKTGTNESAVYNFRTLPLPGQPVTANGKIRFLIMGDNQIKAEPRYDSLTLNAFKKLKEKFGANSDPSDNIALTFMVGDQVDVGTLDHYENVHFKKNIKLSPYLPIQTTVGNHETYGTLGMNSYYAHFYIDEIRYKGISSGNENYYAQQAGNVLFISLSSEHTGSAQQIWLQQILNEANNDPTVDWIISLSHRPYQAEQYVGDISTWVRNNAVPLLVTSDKYLMHVGAHHHLYHRGQLKNSPNYQIISGGTAWDQYWGMSTEQDFDDVQKTLTDWTYQIVEVDIPTGKVDIECYSIGGKYTKKNNELIDSFHRYKNQPKPAKPSITNIFSGPITLPLTLNGSAFSSSNGELLNTTQFLISKAGDFSVIEKEFYRDFENWFGKDGNGNPDKTKNLNDGVDITKATLAANSIPNGTYYVKTRYRDRNLEWSDWSDVKQFEITGSVVSNPTFTLDKTEYAQNEPIVATFTGGPGNQQDWVGIYKKGQTPGGGATAQTYVYTNGQTAGTATFNNGLPNKGQYFAGFFANNGYTDITSRKSFYVGPKVQLQATADTYPVGGTVTINFTNAPGLQKDWIGIYKMGQTPGTTASIKWSYVTSASGTLNFTGLPKGYYYAQYLLEDGYNGIGDKVFFKVGDIVTELWINKPVYSLGENITASWTDSPGIIKDWLGIYPQNIQTPDDNFVSYTYFDGVTQGSKTVTGNVNGVPTAPGNYYMVMFTNDSYTEVSNRVQFQVTSGSLGVEEAKSTEKNVILYPNPTKPGEPTFIKSDYPIEKIELVSAAGELLYESKNIHNQRFSLVNENLPKGVYFVKVHARKLFTLKLIIQ from the coding sequence ATGAAACACTATTTCTTCTTTTTCTTTTTCGCGGTCCAGATGACATTCGGGCAGGTTTTGTTCCCATATCTGCAAAATCCCACTCCGAATTCCATGATCGTCAATTGGAAGACTGCTTCCGATAACGAAACCACCGTGATTTACGGGGATTCCCCAACAAACCTGAATGTTACGGTAACTGGTACTACCAACATTTTTTCAGATACAGGCTACAACAATAATTACTATTATCACACAGCCAAAATTGCTAATCTGCAGCCAAACACCAAGTATTATTACAAAATTAAAACCGGAACTAATGAATCTGCGGTGTATAATTTCAGGACTCTTCCTTTACCAGGGCAGCCTGTAACAGCTAATGGAAAGATTCGTTTCCTGATTATGGGAGATAACCAGATTAAGGCAGAGCCAAGGTATGACAGTCTTACATTAAATGCTTTTAAAAAATTAAAAGAAAAGTTCGGTGCCAATTCAGATCCATCCGATAATATTGCCCTTACTTTCATGGTAGGAGACCAGGTGGATGTAGGAACATTGGATCACTATGAGAATGTTCATTTTAAAAAGAATATCAAGTTGTCACCTTATCTGCCTATTCAGACCACTGTAGGAAACCATGAAACGTATGGAACTTTAGGAATGAATTCTTACTATGCTCATTTCTATATTGATGAGATCAGATATAAAGGAATTTCTTCAGGAAACGAGAATTACTATGCCCAACAGGCAGGGAACGTATTGTTTATAAGCTTAAGTTCTGAACATACGGGTTCTGCACAGCAAATATGGCTTCAGCAGATTTTAAATGAAGCGAATAATGATCCTACAGTAGACTGGATTATCTCATTAAGCCATAGACCTTATCAGGCAGAACAATACGTAGGGGATATTTCAACATGGGTAAGAAACAATGCGGTTCCACTTTTGGTAACATCTGACAAATATCTGATGCATGTTGGAGCACACCATCACTTGTATCACAGAGGACAGCTAAAGAACAGTCCTAATTATCAGATCATTTCTGGAGGAACGGCTTGGGATCAGTATTGGGGAATGTCTACTGAACAGGACTTTGATGATGTTCAGAAAACATTAACGGACTGGACTTATCAGATTGTTGAGGTAGATATCCCAACCGGAAAAGTAGATATAGAATGTTACTCAATAGGTGGAAAGTATACCAAGAAAAATAATGAACTCATAGATTCATTCCACAGGTATAAAAATCAGCCAAAACCAGCAAAACCATCCATCACCAATATATTTTCCGGACCAATTACATTACCTTTAACATTGAACGGAAGCGCTTTCTCATCATCTAACGGTGAACTTTTAAACACCACCCAGTTCTTAATCAGTAAAGCTGGAGACTTCTCTGTAATTGAAAAAGAATTTTACCGTGATTTTGAAAACTGGTTCGGAAAAGACGGAAACGGAAACCCGGATAAAACTAAGAACTTAAATGACGGAGTAGATATTACAAAAGCAACTTTAGCAGCGAATTCAATTCCAAACGGTACTTATTACGTAAAAACCCGTTACAGAGACAGAAACCTTGAGTGGAGCGACTGGAGTGATGTAAAACAGTTTGAAATTACCGGAAGTGTGGTTTCAAATCCTACCTTTACTTTAGATAAGACAGAATATGCTCAAAACGAACCTATTGTGGCTACTTTTACCGGCGGTCCTGGAAATCAGCAGGATTGGGTAGGAATTTATAAAAAAGGGCAGACTCCGGGAGGAGGGGCAACTGCACAGACTTATGTTTACACTAACGGACAAACAGCAGGCACAGCTACTTTCAATAATGGTTTACCTAATAAAGGGCAATATTTTGCAGGATTCTTTGCTAATAACGGATATACAGATATTACTTCAAGAAAAAGCTTTTATGTAGGTCCGAAAGTACAATTGCAGGCAACTGCAGATACATATCCGGTAGGCGGAACTGTAACCATTAACTTTACGAATGCTCCAGGTTTACAAAAAGACTGGATCGGAATTTATAAAATGGGACAGACTCCGGGAACCACAGCATCCATAAAATGGAGTTATGTAACATCAGCATCCGGAACCCTTAATTTTACAGGGCTTCCAAAAGGATATTATTATGCTCAGTATTTGCTTGAAGATGGTTATAATGGAATTGGAGATAAAGTGTTCTTTAAAGTAGGTGATATCGTTACCGAATTATGGATCAACAAACCTGTATATTCATTGGGGGAAAATATTACTGCATCATGGACAGATTCTCCGGGAATTATTAAAGACTGGTTAGGAATTTATCCTCAGAATATTCAAACCCCGGATGATAACTTTGTTTCCTATACTTATTTTGATGGGGTAACCCAGGGCAGCAAAACCGTTACAGGAAATGTAAACGGCGTACCAACCGCACCAGGTAATTATTATATGGTGATGTTTACCAACGATTCTTATACTGAAGTTTCAAACAGGGTACAGTTCCAGGTAACCTCAGGGTCTTTGGGAGTAGAAGAGGCAAAGAGTACAGAGAAAAATGTAATCCTGTATCCAAACCCTACAAAACCTGGTGAACCAACGTTCATTAAGAGTGATTATCCCATTGAGAAAATTGAATTGGTATCAGCAGCAGGAGAATTATTGTATGAATCAAAGAATATTCATAACCAGCGTTTTTCCTTAGTGAATGAAAACCTTCCGAAAGGAGTGTATTTTGTAAAAGTTCATGCAAGAAAGCTATTTACTTTGAAATTGATTATCCAGTAA